The following are encoded together in the Pempheris klunzingeri isolate RE-2024b chromosome 24, fPemKlu1.hap1, whole genome shotgun sequence genome:
- the LOC139223551 gene encoding activin receptor type-2A-like → MGDATKLAFAVFLISCSSGAILGRSETQECAYYNSSWEKERTNRSGIEPCYGEKDKRRHCFATWKNISGTVEVVKQGCWLDDVNCYDSNECVEKKESPDVFFCCCEGNMCNERFLYVPEAFSSNDLHSTAYTTSNPFSPKPQLFSTLLYSLVPIIGLAAVVLFSFWMWRHHKLAYPAALVPTHDPGPSPPSPVLGHKPLQLIEVKARGRFGCVWKAQLLNDYVAVKIFPIQDKLSWQNEYEMYSVCGMKHENILHFIGVEKRNNNLDLELWLITAYHDKGSLTDYLKANVVSWNELCHIAQTAARGLSYLHEDIPGHKDGHKPSIAHRDIKSKNVLLKANLTACIADFGLALKFEAGKSAGDTHGQVGTRRYMAPEVLEGAINFQRDSFLRIDMYAFGLVLWELAARCTAADGPVDEYMLPFEEEVGQHPSLEDMQEVVVHKKLRPCLRDCWQKHTGLAMLCETTEDCWDHEAEARLSAGCVEERISQMQRQAPIIGPEEITFVTIVTNVDVPPKESSL, encoded by the exons ATGGGAGACGCCACCAAACTGGCCTTCGCTGTTTTCCTCATCTCCTGCTCTTCAG GTGCCATCCTGGGACGCTCTGAGACACAGGAGTGCGCCTACTACAACTCCAGCTGGGAGAAGGAGCGCACCAACCGCAGCGGCATCGAGCCCTGCTATGGGGAGAAAGACAAGCGGCGGCACTGCTTCGCCACGTGGAAGAACATCTCTGGTACCGTGGAGGTCGTCAAGCAAGGCTGCTGGCTGGACGACGTCAACTGCTACGACAG TAACGAGTGtgtggagaagaaggagagtCCCGAcgttttcttctgctgctgtgaaggcAACATGTGCAACGAGAGGTTCCTATATGTCCCTGAAGCGTTCTCATCCAACGACCTGCACTCGACCGCCTACA CAACCTCCAATCCATTTTCCCCGAAGCCCCAGCTCTTCAGCACTCTGCTCTACTCTCTGGTTCCCATCATAGGCCTGGCCGCCGTCgtcctcttctctttctggATGTGGCGGCATCACAAACTGGCCTACCCAGCTGCCCTCGTCCCCACACAT GATCCCGGTCCCTCACCCCCGTCCCCCGTTTTGGGACACAAACCGCTGCAGCTGATCGAAGTGAAAGCCAGGGGGCGCTTTGGATGTGTGTGGAAGGCCCAGCTGCTTAATGATTATGTTGCTGTTAAGATCTTCCCGATCCAG GACAAGCTGTCGTGGCAGAACGAGTATGAGATGTACAGCGTGTGTGGCATGAAGCACGAAAACATCCTCCACTTTATTGGCGTGGAGAAGAGGAACAACAACCTGGACCTGGAGCTGTGGCTCATCACCGCCTACCACGACAAG GGCTCGCTGACAGACTACCTGAAGGCAAACGTGGTGTCGTGGAACGAGCTCTGCCACATCGCTCAGACTGCAGCCCGCGGCCTGTCCTACCTCCATGAAGACATCCCGGGACACAAGGACGGGCACAAGCCTTCCATCGCTCACAG ggACATTAAGAGTAAGAATGTGCTGTTGAAGGCTAACCTGACTGCCTGCATAGCTGACTTTGGCCTTGCCCTGAAATTTGAAGCAGGAAAATCAGCAGGAGACACACATGGACAG GTGGGAACGCGGCGCTACATGGCTCCTGAAGTCCTGGAGGGCGCCATCAACTTCCAGCGTGACTCCTTCCTGCGTATCGACATGTACGCCTTCGGCCTCGTCCTTTGGGAGCTCGCAGCGCGGTGCACCGCCGCTGACG GCCCTGTGGACGAGTACATGCTGCCgtttgaggaggaggtgggTCAGCATCCATCTCTGGAGGACATGCAGGAGGTCGTGGTTCATAAGAAACTGCGGCCCTGCCTGCGAGACTGCTGGCAGAAACACACG GGTCTGGCCATGCTTTGCGAGACCACCGAGGACTGCTGGGACCACGAGGCCGAGGCTCGCCTGTCCGCCGGCTGCGTCGAGGAGCGCATCAGCCAAATGCAGCGCCAAGCCCCCATCATCGGCCCCGAGGAGATCACCTTCGTCACCATAGTGACCAATGTGGACGTCCCGCCCAAGGAGTCCAGCTTATGA